From the Anoplolepis gracilipes chromosome 15, ASM4749672v1, whole genome shotgun sequence genome, the window aaaatttgaaatcagTTTGTCCAATATAGATTATACTTGAATGACATTgtgtttcaattttaatgtaatttctatATGTTATggcatttttgtatttatatttcataaggAATAAATCTCAAccttgagaaaaaaagaaggaaaactGAATGTTACAAGAAGTTCCGGTTCATTAAAAAGAACAGGCCTATTCTAACTTAGGCCATAGTccaatcttatatttaaagcCTATGGCACACGATACTTGTTTTCATGCTTCATTACATTCCAGCATTATGACGATttgacaattattttacagtcgAACTTCTTATCCTaagaccctcttatgctacgaaacctcttatcctacgacaaaaaatccttttatgctacgaccgcgaaaagggaattatacccccactctcaaatttttgtcgtaggatcagaggtttaaggagaagattccggaccgaaaatgtcgtaggataagaggtccgactgtatatagAAATTACTATTGATCAGTTATAGTGCTGGAATACATTCCAGCACGAAAACAAGCATTGTGTACCGTAGATTTCAAATCTTATGCAttgtctgtaaaaaatatcacttataaaagtgatatttttgttactgaTCCAATTTCTTAAAACCTTAATCATGCTCAATAGCAAgaggaatcgatttacttTTATGTGTCCTTTACTGTAAgtcaaattgatatttttaatatccttGTTGAAACTAAATAACCGACCTAGAGCTTACCATATACATTACAGACAATGCATAAGAtttgaaaagtaatataagcactttttatacatttatttgatatgtaaatgtgtatcaatatttaatttaaattttatgcattGTCTGTTAAAACGCCAGCTTTTATTCGCTCCATGAAAAGGACAGAGGCGATAGCGAACAGCTTTTTAACGCTGTTTTGCGTACGCGGTGGAGTGGAGGTAAAACGCCAGCTTTTACTCGCTGCGTGAAATTGTGCCTTAACTGATCAATAGTAATttctatatacagggtgttcggtAATAATCACCCCACCTCTCATAGGCagatagagcaagtcaaaccgaatagaaaagtcctctactaTTTTGCgatctttgtaataattaacgagaaattaattaaaaaatatcgactaATTCGTGTAAGTATTATACGTGGCGAGAAAAATCAACTCACTCTGCAAAAAGAGACAGCCCACTGTTATGGCTATCACACACAAATGGACATAAGCTGCATATGCATAGGACGGCTGGACCAAGAAGCATCAAGCATTAATCAATATGGCAATTTAATACTCGATGCTCATTGGTCCAGCGGTTTTATGCTACGCATATACAGCTTATGTCAATTTGTACGTAATAACTCTTATGCGTCGTCTACAATGGCAGCAAGCAGTATAGAATTCAGAGTAAGCAGTAAGCAGTACGAAAAAGGATTCGTTTATTTCGTCGAGAGTAACGATTGAGATCCGCGCTGATTGGCTGTTCGAATCACGTATCCTCCGTTCGACTGGAGCCGATTCCACACAActaagaagaagaagaaggttGAGGGCGCTAATCCGTCAAAGTTCAGCTGTCCTTTTAGCTcgggtctacaatagctgtAGTAAGATTTAAGCCGTAAGAAatgaaccaatcatattcattattcttctctaaagtcagttgtaattggttaatttcttacggcttaaggcttactacatctATTGCAGACCCGGTCTTAGGATCTCTTTAAACATAACGATTTTATTCAGATCGTTACAAGTCAATGCTCCCCCTCCCACccttataacattttttctctGTTTAAAGCTCTAACATAATTATTCCGTATTTTCTCCGCAAAAATAACATTTCCGTTTAATTTCCCCCGTGCGTGGCCTTACTAAATCTATAAACAATAACTGAATCAGTTTTAAACTGGGATCGCTGACATCACGAACCAATTCATTACTATAAAaggcaaaagaaaaagatgtcttattttctttgttgTCGTTATTTTTgctgttattaattttgctaGTGTTGTTTTAATAGGACAGACGGATTACTAATATTAGAATTAACGGACATTGAACTGCTAATCAAAATATAGAATCTAATATGtgttaatgaatattatattgtttataataaaaggcagacaaaggaaaaaaatattaaaaaatcatacattATCGCAACTAATAGTAAgtacgataaaaattaaattcatataatctttaaaataaaggaaaatattaagAACATTTAAATTGTCGtaagacaattatatttgtacttatatctttataataaaaaaatgcaagatattaaattttaaataagtaaatatgtatttaaaatttttttatatgttatttagaAAGCAAATTCAGTTTGCAACAGATTGCAGATAActtaaacaagaaaaattcgAAAGTAAAATTAACAACTTTGTTAACATCaggtattataatatatactaaattaacataaaagtgtaaaatatatttatagctttTGCAActtaaattgcaataaaatgtcTTGATTTCATTTTcctaaatttgattttacagATTCTCCACCAACTGTCAATTACAATGCTGCGTTAAATATTGATACACcaaatgtaatatttgaattgACAGAAGGCACTTGCATTCCGTTAAGCAATAAATGTGATATGGAACAATGCAATACAAACtctgattttaatttgacaaattgtgataatacaaataatattgacaatattagAGACGGTGCATGTTTGACTGATGAAGATGCTCATTCTGttgataaaaatcttattacatCAGTTGTGAGTGATAACAACGAGATGAATGGTAAGTCtatgatacaaataatttataatcagatTATAACACGCAATAACTATTCTACATGCAGCTTTTTTACATACttgtatgataataaatatagcttTCGTAACATAATTGCACCCAATAAAAATGTCTGTACCTAATTTgtgtaaatttcattttttaaattctttaaaaataaatattctgcaTGCAGCTTTTTTACTTTGCATGCtgcatacaatatatttatagcttttgtaacaaattgtaataaaatgtcttGATTTCATTTTcctaaatttgattttacagATTCTCCGCCAACTGACAATTACAATGCTGCgttaaatattgatacattatatatgatatttgacATAGCAGAAGACACTTGCATTCTGtcaaacaataaatatgatattgaaCAGTACAATACAAAGtctgattttaatttgacaaattgtgataataaatataatatagataatattaaagatactgAGCATTTGCCTAAAGATGCTCCTTTTATTGATGAAAATCTTAATGTATCAATTTTTAGTAACAACAATGAGATGAGCGGTAAGTCATGatacacataattaataatcagattataacattatgcaataaaattctggaataaatataataattttctttatacaacTTTTTCACTTACTTTGCATTACAATACATTTACAGCTTTTGCAACTTAAATTATTCGcaataaaaatgtctattttattttaataaattttgttttatagatTCTTCACTAACTGCCAATTCTAATgcgttaaatattgatatagcCAGTAAGCTTTCTGATGTAAAACAGAACGTTCAAAGATGTGATGAATTTAActctacttttaaaatatgtgaaaatggaaatattgagaaattcagaaatcttaaaaaaactCCGAAGATTTTAGACAtacaaaatgttaatatactagtaaaaaagatattacttCCAATACACACAGAGAACATTGATATTACATACAACAATTTGCAgctaaataatacatatagccatcaataataatatttctttaaatgtaaatattttcaataatatttcaaataatacattCGTTCCAATTGCGCAATCTACACTCACAGAAAGTCAGTTAGGTTTGGAGTGTGAAatcaatgataataatactgaatctaatatatctattatatctaaaaataattccgATGATAGTTTTCATTTGTCAGATTGTTTTATACTTGAAAACACAGATAAAGATGAAGATGAAAGTACAAACAAATATACGATTAAtatgagtaaaaataaaactagacAATACATTAAGTTTAACATCATCATTCTCATCAAAAGTATGTGATGatagaaatatgtatgtgaAAACTTCTGACAATCCTAAATTAAAACGAAATATGTccatattgtaaaaaatttcaaactcaATTTGCAAGGCACTTGGAATCAGTAAATAAAACTGAAgatgtgaaaaaatttcgttttttaCCTAAGGGTaagttttatgttatatacaaagttaCCAACATTTAGAatcttttaaaagtaaaatgaaattgaaaatttcaatgtagaaataatagacatttttttctcataatttatcattactttcgaaattttaatactttatatctttaaaattatgctttaaagtaaatttctaattgaattattcgaaattttatgaaaaatgaaactattaaacaattaatgcATTATTTCTTTACATTAAGATTTTCATGTCTAACTTGAAAACATactattaaagtattattggCGAATTTTTGCATTTGCCCAAATCaaagcatattattttttatttttataaactaatatttatctgaaaatgtttttcaCACTAAATTCAATGAAAGTTTGTTATAAAGctgatagatattatattattatttttatatgattatatatatgataaacataaataaatttctcctcTAAttctagatattaaaaaaaatgcttattaTAGTCCCCAGCTTTACGCCTAAGGGACTGTTTATacctttatttctttttcctaatacattatatccttataaactattttattctataaaagcCTTAtactaatgttatatataaaaaatttgctaacTATAACAttcgaaatcattttttatgtttttcaaatgttagtaattcatattgtatataatatatataaaattttgaataatttatttttaatttaatcataatttattatatattttgtatttatcatttattaaggTAATTCAGAACAAaagaagattattaatttacttagaCGAAAAggaaatttcatatataatataaatttttatttaaataaaggaGACTTAATTGTATGCCGGCGtccgagaaaaaatttaaatagacagCCAAGCAATTTTATTCCCTGTGCAAAATgcaaaggtttttttttctgaaaataatataagacatCATTTTGCGTCATGTACACAAAAAAGAGATTATCttcaaagaaatgtaaaaatattgggACGTACTGTGGCTTGTCGTATACATTATGGTGCAAATACACCATTAAGAAGATTAGTATTTCCAGTGATGAGGGAAGACagtataattcaaattattagatatgatGAACTATTAATTggttatgataataaaatgtgtcACAAGTATCGTCTCCAACATCAGCACGATATGATCAGAGCGCGATTGAGATTACTTGGacgatttttaattgttttgaaaGCTCTCgataatagtataatagatTTCTCTTCAATATATGatccaataaaatatgaacaatGCATTAAAGCAGTCAACGAACTCGCACAATTTGACGAAAAAACTTGGACATATAAAATACCATCCATTGCATCATCTTTGGGAACACTTATAAAACAAGTTGGACAAATTTTAAGTAGTATGTGCATTAAGAAACAAGATTTTAACAAACAAACTGcagtagaaaattttttgaaattatttgaagaGGATTATCCTGTcactgtaaataaaattgtgtttgAAACTCAAGGGCATCGAAAAAGgcaagaaaatattgtattaccatctataaatgatattaagatatttaatgctTATCTCAAAACTGAACGCACAAAAgctttagaatttttacaaacaaatgATTTCTCAATTCAAGCATGGCGTTTGCTAACTGAAACAACATTATTATccattatgatatttaatagaagACGTGCTGGTGAACTAGAGCgtgttttaattgaaaatttggaaaattgtGTAGTTTCAAAAGAAGAAGCAcctgaattatataaatctttatctaAATATGTACGAATGACAATACGCGGTAAATTAGGAAGAACGGTTCCTGTGTTACTCCATGAAGAAGTATTAAAATGTATGCAAATGATTGTAAAGTATCGTAAACATGCTGGCGTTCCTGAAAATAATCCTTATATTTTTGGTATATATTCACATgacaaaaaaagatacaaatatttgAGAGCATGTGTATTAATgcgaaaatattctataatttctgGCGCGAAAATGCCAACTTCGTTACGAGGTACAATGTTACGGATACATATTGCTACGGTATGCATTTCATTAGATATGCCTGAACATGAAGTGAATGATCTAGCTGATTTCATGGGACATCACGAAAAGATACATAAATCACACTATAGACAGTCAATTGTAACAAAAGATTTGGCTATATCACGTTTACTCAAATACGCACAAGGAGAAGATACAACAGAAAGCGATGATGTTGATGAGAGTGAGAATGAAAATAAGGATACCATGACTATTATCTCAGATTTAAGTTTAAATACTTCTGATACTTCATcattaacaaaaacaaaacaatCTAAACAACTgtataacaaagaaaattatatcgataatcatataaatgataatatagaaaaaacgAAAGGTACGtttgaataatttctatatcaaatatatattattccttAATAggttttacaataaatatacaagacTTTAAATAACCTGATTTTATACtgtttaaagtaattattaaatagcagatattatataatataagaaaaagaaacttttattgttttctatatatattacaattatacaaaagaaaaatatttttttatttttcaatgttactttttttaagcGTTTTTTaaagtcatattttttaattctttcttctATCATTTAGTGATTATCTTAACCCGCATTCATTTAGAgatatattctatatgtataagcattttatacataatgtgaattttatcattatttcagTAAACCGTTTGGCTTCTAagaggaaaattaattatgatattgaaAATGTGACCGAATCAGATGATGAATATGAtacagatttaaatattttatcatcaaaaAAGATAAAGCGATCTAAACAGATGTCTAGAAGAAAGAATGACGTAAATAATACACAGAGAAGGAAAagtaagtttaaataattttaagtatacacgttactttttattaaataatatatttcataataaatatactaaactaacatatgtaacattttattttagtatctcCTTTTGGTTCTACAAGAAAAAGTACTTATAAGGTCAGATGGACGAATGATGAGCGCACAATAGTTTTATCTTCATTCAaaactttcataaaaaataaaaaattgccatctttacgtaaaattaacgaaataaaaatcaaatatcccGTATTAAAAGCTCGTACAAGTGCCCAGATAAAAACTTGGTTACATAACCAAATAAGAACAACCACTTAACtattatctttaaaactattatcgtaaaaattgctcttgttgtatattttgctattgtcatatacatatatacatatatatatatatatataaatatatgtataaaaattttactattatcgTTTTGCTTAAGAAATGATGTTTTATGGTTTgtgataaatttcttaaatatgttttaaaattatatatctcttttctgGCTATTCTCTAACTATAACAAaagtgttttttatttaagaaaagtaatcatttaaaattgtgCGATGTTATTTTCACGAAATACAAGTATTGCTTCcaatactaatattatatgcTACGATGAAAagattccatttttttatattattaatgcgatataattttattaagattcaacagtacaaatttaatatttatatctctttcattatatatattatattatttctaaatgtatATGATATGAACAACAGAATACATATCACTTTTTTAAAGCATGTTAAAGcgaataaaacataattgagTCTGATAAAGCAGttttacgatattta encodes:
- the LOC140673990 gene encoding uncharacterized protein translates to MREDSIIQIIRYDELLIGYDNKMCHKYRLQHQHDMIRARLRLLGRFLIVLKALDNSIIDFSSIYDPIKYEQCIKAVNELAQFDEKTWTYKIPSIASSLGTLIKQVGQILSSMCIKKQDFNKQTAVENFLKLFEEDYPVTVNKIVFETQGHRKRQENIVLPSINDIKIFNAYLKTERTKALEFLQTNDFSIQAWRLLTETTLLSIMIFNRRRAGELERVLIENLENCVVSKEEAPELYKSLSKYVRMTIRGKLGRTVPVLLHEEVLKCMQMIVKYRKHAGVPENNPYIFGIYSHDKKRYKYLRACVLMRKYSIISGAKMPTSLRGTMLRIHIATVCISLDMPEHEVNDLADFMGHHEKIHKSHYRQSIVTKDLAISRLLKYAQGEDTTESDDVDESENENKDTMTIISDLSLNTSDTSSLTKTKQSKQLYNKENYIDNHINDNIEKTKVNRLASKRKINYDIENVTESDDEYDTDLNILSSKKIKRSKQMSRRKNDVNNTQRRKISPFGSTRKSTYKVRWTNDERTIVLSSFKTFIKNKKLPSLRKINEIKIKYPVLKARTSAQIKTWLHNQIRTTT